Proteins from one Pseudomonas bijieensis genomic window:
- a CDS encoding lysozyme inhibitor LprI family protein, which yields MSPRLLMALMPLLFFTVAQADDCANATTQGEMNQCAAKENKAADNELNSLYKQITARLKDNPEAKQMLVKAQRAWIGFRDAECNFSASGVEGGSVYPLIYNNCITTQTKARVEAFKTYLKCKEGDLSCPVPEA from the coding sequence ATGTCCCCACGCTTGCTTATGGCCTTGATGCCGCTGCTTTTCTTCACTGTTGCCCAGGCCGACGACTGCGCCAACGCCACCACTCAAGGCGAAATGAACCAATGCGCAGCCAAAGAGAATAAGGCCGCCGACAACGAGCTGAACAGCTTGTACAAGCAGATCACAGCACGCCTGAAGGACAATCCCGAGGCCAAGCAAATGCTGGTCAAGGCCCAGCGTGCCTGGATAGGCTTCCGTGACGCCGAATGCAATTTTTCCGCCTCTGGGGTCGAGGGCGGCAGCGTGTATCCACTGATCTACAACAATTGCATCACGACCCAGACCAAAGCCCGGGTCGAAGCATTCAAGACCTATCTCAAGTGCAAGGAAGGGGATCTGAGCTGTCCAGTACCCGAGGCTTAA
- a CDS encoding SRPBCC family protein has product MHSSDRIERKILLKAPRSQVWRALANAEAFGQWFGVALEGKRFVAGERTQGQITYPGYEHLIWDVAVERVEPERVFSFRWHPYAVEPQVDYSQESETRVQFELEDMDGGTLLKVVESGFNNIPEARRLKAFRMDSRGWDEQMANIEAFLSKS; this is encoded by the coding sequence ATGCATTCATCCGATCGCATTGAAAGAAAGATCCTGCTCAAGGCTCCGCGCTCTCAAGTCTGGCGAGCCCTGGCCAATGCCGAAGCCTTCGGCCAATGGTTCGGTGTCGCCCTGGAGGGGAAACGGTTTGTGGCAGGTGAGCGTACCCAGGGGCAAATCACTTACCCAGGTTACGAGCACCTCATCTGGGACGTGGCGGTGGAGCGGGTGGAGCCAGAGCGTGTGTTCTCGTTTCGCTGGCATCCTTACGCTGTCGAGCCTCAGGTGGATTATTCCCAGGAGTCTGAAACCCGGGTGCAATTCGAACTCGAGGACATGGATGGCGGTACCTTGCTCAAAGTTGTGGAGTCGGGCTTCAACAATATCCCCGAGGCCCGTCGGCTCAAGGCTTTTCGCATGGACAGCCGTGGCTGGGACGAGCAGATGGCCAACATTGAAGCTTTCCTGAGCAAGTCTTGA